A single genomic interval of Helianthus annuus cultivar XRQ/B chromosome 6, HanXRQr2.0-SUNRISE, whole genome shotgun sequence harbors:
- the LOC110865767 gene encoding chlorophyll synthase, chloroplastic isoform X2, whose product MATISMASSLLNTLCSSTSNRRRILPLAPPLSLSRSRRRLTIRATETDANEVKAKAPEKAPAASGSGFNQLLGIKGAKQETDIWKIRLQLTKPVTWPPLIWGVVCGAAASGNFQWTVEDVAKSIVCMLMSGPFLTGYTQTINDWYDREIDAINEPYRPIPSGAISENEVITQIWVLLLGGIGLAGILDVWAGHNYPTIFYLALGGSLLSYIYSAPPLKLKQNGWIGNFALGASYISLPWWAGQALFGTLTPDIVVLTLLYSIAGLGIAIVNDFKSVEGDRKMGLQSLPVAFGEETAKWICVGAIDITQLSVAGYLLGAGKPYYAAALVGLIAPQVFFQFKYFLKDPVKYDVKYQASAQPFLILGLLVTALATSH is encoded by the exons ATGGCTACAATATCCATGGCTTCTTCTTTACTCAACACTCTCTGTTCTTCCACTTCAAACCGACGTCGTATTCTACCTTTAGCACCACCTCTTTCCCTCTCTCGTTCTC GTAGAAGGTTAACTATCAGAGCAACGGAGACAGATGCTAATGAAg TTAAAGCTAAGGCACCAGAGAAGGCGCCGGCGGCCAGTGGATCAGGGTTTAATCAACTTCTTGGCATCAAAGGGGCTAAGCAAGAAACT GATATTTGGAAGATTCGTCTTCAACTTACGAAACCCGTTACCTGGCCTCCATTAATCTGGGGAGTAGTCTGTGGAGCCGCTGCTTCTG GTAACTTCCAGTGGACTGTGGAAGATGTTGCTAAATCAATTGTTTGCATGTTAATGTCCGGTCCCTTTCTAACAGGTTACACACAG ACAATCAACGATTGGTACGATAGAGAGATTGATGCTATTAATGAACCTTACCGTCCAATTCCTTCTGGAGCGATATCTGAAAACGAG GTCATTACTCAAATTTGGGTGCTTCTTTTAGGAGGCATTGGATTGGCTGGTATATTGGATGTGTGG GCAGGGCATAACTACCCTACAATATTCTATCTTGCTTTGGGTGGATCGTTGTTATCTTATATCTACTCAGCTCCACCTTTAAAG CTCAAACAAAATGGATGGATTGGCAACTTTGCACTAGGAGCAAGCTATATTAGTTTACCATG GTGGGCTGGTCAAGCATTGTTTGGAACCCTTACGCCTGACATTGTAGTTCTCACATTATTGTACAGCATAGCCGGG CTTGGTATTGCGATAGTAAATGACTTCAAAAGTGTGGAAGGAGACAGAAAGATGGGGCTTCAG TCACTTCCGGTGGCTTTTGGTGAAGAGACAGCTAAATGGATATGTGTTGGTGCCATAGACATAACTCAACTCTCTGTAGCAG GTTACCTTTTAGGAGCTGGTAAACCATATTATGCCGCAGCACTTGTCGGTTTAATTGCTCCACAAGTCTTTTTTCAG TTCAAGTACTTCCTCAAAGATCCAGTAAAATACGATGTCAAGTACCAG GCTAGTGCACAACCATTTCTGATTCTTGGTCTTCTGGTGACTGCCTTAGCTACTAGTCACTGA
- the LOC110865767 gene encoding chlorophyll synthase, chloroplastic isoform X1, translating to MATISMASSLLNTLCSSTSNRRRILPLAPPLSLSRSRRRLTIRATETDANEAVKAKAPEKAPAASGSGFNQLLGIKGAKQETDIWKIRLQLTKPVTWPPLIWGVVCGAAASGNFQWTVEDVAKSIVCMLMSGPFLTGYTQTINDWYDREIDAINEPYRPIPSGAISENEVITQIWVLLLGGIGLAGILDVWAGHNYPTIFYLALGGSLLSYIYSAPPLKLKQNGWIGNFALGASYISLPWWAGQALFGTLTPDIVVLTLLYSIAGLGIAIVNDFKSVEGDRKMGLQSLPVAFGEETAKWICVGAIDITQLSVAGYLLGAGKPYYAAALVGLIAPQVFFQFKYFLKDPVKYDVKYQASAQPFLILGLLVTALATSH from the exons ATGGCTACAATATCCATGGCTTCTTCTTTACTCAACACTCTCTGTTCTTCCACTTCAAACCGACGTCGTATTCTACCTTTAGCACCACCTCTTTCCCTCTCTCGTTCTC GTAGAAGGTTAACTATCAGAGCAACGGAGACAGATGCTAATGAAg CAGTTAAAGCTAAGGCACCAGAGAAGGCGCCGGCGGCCAGTGGATCAGGGTTTAATCAACTTCTTGGCATCAAAGGGGCTAAGCAAGAAACT GATATTTGGAAGATTCGTCTTCAACTTACGAAACCCGTTACCTGGCCTCCATTAATCTGGGGAGTAGTCTGTGGAGCCGCTGCTTCTG GTAACTTCCAGTGGACTGTGGAAGATGTTGCTAAATCAATTGTTTGCATGTTAATGTCCGGTCCCTTTCTAACAGGTTACACACAG ACAATCAACGATTGGTACGATAGAGAGATTGATGCTATTAATGAACCTTACCGTCCAATTCCTTCTGGAGCGATATCTGAAAACGAG GTCATTACTCAAATTTGGGTGCTTCTTTTAGGAGGCATTGGATTGGCTGGTATATTGGATGTGTGG GCAGGGCATAACTACCCTACAATATTCTATCTTGCTTTGGGTGGATCGTTGTTATCTTATATCTACTCAGCTCCACCTTTAAAG CTCAAACAAAATGGATGGATTGGCAACTTTGCACTAGGAGCAAGCTATATTAGTTTACCATG GTGGGCTGGTCAAGCATTGTTTGGAACCCTTACGCCTGACATTGTAGTTCTCACATTATTGTACAGCATAGCCGGG CTTGGTATTGCGATAGTAAATGACTTCAAAAGTGTGGAAGGAGACAGAAAGATGGGGCTTCAG TCACTTCCGGTGGCTTTTGGTGAAGAGACAGCTAAATGGATATGTGTTGGTGCCATAGACATAACTCAACTCTCTGTAGCAG GTTACCTTTTAGGAGCTGGTAAACCATATTATGCCGCAGCACTTGTCGGTTTAATTGCTCCACAAGTCTTTTTTCAG TTCAAGTACTTCCTCAAAGATCCAGTAAAATACGATGTCAAGTACCAG GCTAGTGCACAACCATTTCTGATTCTTGGTCTTCTGGTGACTGCCTTAGCTACTAGTCACTGA